ACTCCAATCTACTTTTTGATTCTACCACGAGCTTGTGCCATTGCTTGAGTCATTCAAACAGAACGCACGCTTATTATGGTGGAGCTGATCAGAGCTTCAAAGCTGTCAGTTCAGTTACAGGTAACCTGTAACtgtcatacaaattttcctgGTAACTCTCCAGGTTTCAGATCAGGTATGGATTAAGTCTCAATGAAAcaaacgtcaaatgaaaacAGCAGACACAAGAACAAGAGTTTCATGTTGAGCTCGAAAATAGTTAGTTTATTGAAATCCTGATGAGGAAGGATGAAAGTCTGTTTGATTGACCATAAAAATTACACCAAAGCTTCTCACACGCAACCTCCATTAAAGTTCTGTAGCGCCGTAATTGTTCTATCAATTTCCAACagaaatgattattttttatgcatatcGGGTCCATAATGTCAACAGAAATCGGCACAAAAAATGAGGTTCTgcttttcagtcaattttatCTGCCGATTTCTCTTGAACGttacaaatttttctcaaGCCTTCCAGACTGAGTCATAGGAAATGTAAGAAGTAAGATGGGGGTAACGAACGGATGTCCTCAATGTTCTCCACATCAAAGTTTACGACAACCTGGATTCTTTCTGAATTTACAACCATTTTCTCACAAGCAATTCATGATGATTCGAAAAGTGCTGATGTGATGGAACAAAGTTCTATTTGAGTTTgacgaattttaatttttagaaacttACTTGCGGAATAACTTTGGCTTCGCGTAAAAACAGGGTACAAATTTCCCGAAAACTGACTTTTTTACCTACTTTTAGATCAGAAAATCAACTATTTCTAGCGACTATTTTCGTGACTTATGCTCACTTTTCGactttttcattataaattcTCCGTGGAATCCCTGAAAGTGCATGTTTCCTGTTTTCGATCAGCTTCCGCTGTTGAGGATTGaggatttttaataaaaatagttttgcctTCTATGGGCACGTCTGGTAGGActgttttcaaaagaattcggGTATTAAATGAGTTGCAAGCGATAAACGTCGCGGGAgacaaaatacaaagaaaaacgtttgatAACCGGAAAATCGGGTAATATGTTGAGATCATTTTTCACTAAGTCGAGCtggtgaaccaaaaaaaaaaaattagctcgctccgctcgcaacTCTACGTTCATTTCTATCACAAGAAATCCAAGTAGGAATTTATTGGTcacttcaaattaaaattcacaaGCAAACATAATTTAGACaacttttcttaaaatttaatttcattttgtgtctaaaaaaaattgataaatttcgtttttcacatttttgagcGGCGCTGTAATCTTCCAGCCCAGGGCGCTGGAAATGATAATCCGGCACTGCTCCTTAAGGAGCCTCGTTACTCATATTATGACATaaataaactaaactaaactaacGCTCTTGAACCGTAACTTTATCTTTGAACGTCTTATAAAATTAGCCATAAATGTGTGCTTGGATAACGATTAGCGCATCGATTGACGTAGCCCAATCCTGCCTAAgttaatacaaaaatttatttttctaatttttctgtttgtatTTTGCAGGTATTAGCCCTCTTTGAGGAACATGAAGACTCATTTACAGCATTCGTTGAACCTTTCGTAATTCtgttaattttaattgcaaaCGCTGTCGTAGGTGTTTGGcaggtaaattttattatttcattttgttatttcttttcttttcttttttgttttaatgatgTTCGACTACCACACATAATGTTATTTTAAACAAGAATCATGGCATTTATTTGGCTGTCTAGTTAaccgttaaaaaaaactattttcaacgTACGATCATTTCCATTCGAAACGaaacataaatataaaaagtcATAAGCTAACACCAAAATTTCACAGTCTCAAaagataataataaaaaaaaaaattaaaataaaataaaatgaagaagcCAACAGCAaggaaaataataagaaagaaaaccagctaaaaagtaataaattcaacaaaaaattatctttgtttattttcggGTGTCTTGTTAAAGAGATTCATTGGATATATTGGTACAGTCGTTGGAATATATCTTTGGACTGAAGCCAAAGTGTGACgattgtttgttaaaaaacaTCTTTATCGCAAAATATATCCCGCACATCCTTAACAACATTCtcagtttattatttttgagtcGTTTGTCAAATTCGGCTAAAAAATCAATAAGATCTCTTCCGGTCGTTTTTACTCCGTGATGAGTTACATAATACGCTTCTAATTCGCAGTTCTTCTTCCGTTTCGTAATAACTCAATATTTATGGTAAACCGTACGACGCGATCGTTTtacacaagaaaatttatgttccAAACGAGGGGCATCTGACAAACGTTATTTTCTCATTGTTGTTCCTTGACAATTGCCGTACCAGCTCCATTTACTCACCGTGTGGCAGTAGAACATTTTACACCACCAAGTCATTCAAATCACTTTAAATCGTCCTCATTCGTGTTACAGGAACGAAATGCAGAATCAGCCATCGAAGCGCTCAAAGAATATGAACCAGAAATGGGAAAAGTGGTCCGACAGGACAAATCTGGTGTACAAAAAGTCCGAGCCAAAGAAATCGTTCCCGGTGATGTGGTTGAAGTGTCAGTCGGCGATAAGATTCCAGCTGATATTCGTCTCATCAAGATCTTCTCAACCACCATCCGTATCGATCAGTCAATTTTGACTGGTGAATCTGTATCTGTGATCAAACATACTGACGCAATTCCAGATCCACGTGCCGTGAATCAAGACAAAAAGAACATTCTCTTCTCAGGTACGAATGTGGCTGCTGGTAAGGCCCGTGGTGTTGTTATTGGAACTGGTTTGAATACCGCTATCGGTAAGATTCGTACAGAAATGTCCGAAACTGAAGAAGTGAAGACCCCATTGCAACAGAAATTGGACGAATTCGGTGAACAATTGTCCAAAGTCATTACCGTCATTTGTATTGCTGTCTGGGCTATCAATATTGGTCATTTCAACGATCCAGCTCATGGAGGTTCATGGATCAAGGGCGCTATCTACTACTTCAAAATTGCTGTTGCTTTGGCTGTCGCTGCTATCCCAGAAGGTTTACCAGCTGTCATCACTACTTGCTTGGCTTTGGGTACTCGTCGTATGGCTAAGAAAAATGCAATTGTACGTTCCCTTCCATCCGTTGAAACATTGGGTTGTACTTCAGTTATTTGCTCTGATAAAACCGGCACACTCACCACCAATCAAATGTCCGTGTCTCGTCTCTTCATTTTCGACAAAGTTGATGGAACGGACAGCAGCTTCCTTGAATTCGAGTTGACTGGTTCAACATACGAGCCCATTGGAGAATTGTTCCTCAACGGATCCAAAGTTAAGGCCGCTGATTTCGATTGCCTTCAGGAAATCGGAACCATTTGCGTGATGTGTAACGATTCGGCTATTGATTTCAACGAATTCAAACAAGTGTTCGAGAAAGTCGGTGAAGCTACGGAAACCGCTTTGATTGTCTTGGCTGAGAAATTGAACCCGTTCGGTGTGACCAAAACTGGTATGGATCGTCGTTCGACTGCTATTGCTGTCCGTGGAGAAATCGAAACGAAATGGAAGAAAGAATTTACCTTGGAATTCTCACGCGATCGTAAATCTATGTCATCGTACTGTGTACCAACTAAGCCATCCCGTCTCGGAACTGGACCGAAATTGTTCGTCAAAGGTGCACCAGAAGGTGTTTTGGAACGTTGCACATATGCTCGCGTTGGAACATCAAAGGTACCACTTAACAACACACTCAAGTCTCGCATTTTGTCGCTCACTGCTCAATACGGTACTGGACGTGATACACTCCGTTGTTTGGCTTTGGCAACAGCTGACAGCCCAATGAGCCCAGACAGCATGGATCTCAACGACTCGACCAAATTCTTCACATACGAAAACAGTTTGACTTTCGTCGGTGTTGTTGGTATGTTGGATCCTCCACGTAAAGAAGTTTTCGATTCGATTGTCCGTTGTCGCGCCGCTGGTATTCGTGTCATTGTCATCACCGGTGACAACAAGGCCACAGCTGAAGCTATCTGCAGACGTATTGGTGTGTTCACCGAAGAAGAAGACACCACCGGCAAATCGTACTCCGGTCGTGAATTCGATGACTTGTCAATTGCTGAACAAAAGGCTGCTTGTGGACGTGCCCGTCTTTTCTCCCGTGTCGAACCGGCCCACAAATCGAAGATCGTTGAGTACTTGCAAAGTATGAATGAAATCTCGGCCATGACAGGTGATGGTGTCAACGACGCCCCTGCTTTGAAGAAAGCCGAAATTGGTATTGCCATGGGTTCGGGTACTGCTGTAGCCAAGTCCGCTTCCGAAATGGTGTTGGCCGACGACAACTTCTCATCCATTGTATCAGCTGTTGAGGAAGGTCGTGCCATTTACAACAACATGAAACAATTTATCCGTTACTTGATTTCGTCCAACGTTGGTGAAGTCGTCTCCATTTTCTTGACTGCTGCTTTGGGCTTGCCAGAAGCTTTGATTCCCGTGCAATTGTTGTGGGTCAACTTGGTACGGTCTTTTGCTTAACTTTTGCCTGCCGATAAGCTTACAGCATCTGATCGATAATTATTTGTCATTAGGTCACTGATGGTCTTCCAGCCACCGCTTTGGGTTTCAATCCACCAGATTTGGATATCATGGAAAAACCACCACGTAAAGCCGATGAAGGTCTCatttctggatggttgttctTCCGGTAAGTTAATTGGTTCTTTGCCTGTCGTCTAACAATGAACATTAACGatcgaaaattgtttcgtgCTTCAGTTACATGGCTATTGGTGGTTATGTCGGTTGTGCTACCGTCGGTGCCGCTGCTTGGTGGTTCATGTACTGTGAAACTGGTCCACAAATGTCATACTGGCATTTGACACATCATTTATCTTGTCTCGGAAACGAATCGGACGATTTCAAGGGTATTGACTGTAAGCTCTTCAATGCACCCGAGCCAATGACAATGGCCTTATCCGTATTGGTAACCATTGAAATGTTGAACGCCATGAACAGGTAAAATTTTAACTCAATTGACCAATCTGAATGGACAGTACGAATAGACTTTGTGATAATTTCGTTGTTGTTCGCATGCGAAGCCGTCTTAACcgtcaaaaatttttcttttctttagtTTATCCGAAAATCAATCTCTTATTGCTATGCCaccatggcaaaatatgtggCTGGTCGGTTCAATGGCTTTGTCATTCACACTTCATTTCGTCATCCTTCACGTTGAAGTTTTATCCGTAAGTACAATGTTTCAGGGCGGTCAGGACGTCTGACCAAGAGTGGGAGGGAGAGTCAATaccgtgtgcaaataatgattttttttgtgtcgaaAACCCGGACATCGGCAAATCTATCCGGCTGGAAGAAACAATGAAAAGGAGAAAAGACGCTGGAAAATGACCGGAAATCGGGAAAGAACCGGTATTCGGGAAAGGACTGGTAATCGGGAAAGGACCGGTAATCGGGAAAGGACCGGTAATCGGGAAAGGACAGGTAATCGGGAAAGGATCGGTAATCGGGAAAGGACTGGTAATCGGGAAAGGACCGGTAATCGGGAAAGGACCGGTAATCGGTAAAGGACCGGTAATCGGGAAAGGATCGGTAATCGGGAAAGGACTGGTAATCGGGAAAGGACCGGTAATCGGGAAAGGACCGGTAATCGGGAAAGGACCGGTAATCGGGAAAGGATCGGTAATCGGGAAAGGACCGGAAATCGGAGAGTaagattgaaaataaatgttatttACCGATAAGTCCCAACATTTCTACCGGGACATTCCAATATTATTACCGGGAAATTTGGTCGAATTTTAGTGGATACCGGGAAAAATCGTTAAATCGGATTTGGATAccggaaaaaaagaattatttgcACACGCGAAATCCTTTTGCAGATTTTTCGTGTAGTAGCGGACTGCAAGTGGGCTGTCGCTCTAAGtcattttctttattgaattcgttttgcagttttcaagaaaaagtgttttgagGATTAGAATTGCTCTCCCTCTACGTCTGGTGCTGGTCTTTTTTTACAAATCTATATTTAATAAAACGAGAAAAGTGTTGACCATCCGATCGTGCGACGGTCGGAACTGTGACGagatcaattttttgtaattaattttcttttacgttTCCCATTTGTCTTCTAGACCGTTTTCCAAGTGACACCATTAGGCGTTGACGAATGGATGACCGTGATGAAATTCTCCATACCCGTCGTACTGCTCGACGAAGTGCTGAAGTTTGTCGCCCGGAAAATCACAGACGGTACGAATCCACTGTACACAGTGCACTGGATTGTGCTTATGTGGGCAGTATATTTTGGCTTGATCATTTATGgtccattttaaaaaaacaaaaatcatttacttaaaaaaacaaacaaaatttgcataaaagaaaacaaaataagtaaaaaaaaaccaaccaaccaaaccaacaacaaaactTAAAACAATAAGTAAAAGCAAGAACCATCAACCACATCAAccacaaattaaaacaaaaaaaatcagaacaaaaaaccaaacaaaaattaaattttttttttgtttgatttttgaccattaaaaaccgaaattaaaattaaaaaaatttaaaacaaactaAAACCAAATGCGATAGAAAAACATGATTGAAACGAATTGATAATAACCACCACTAATAATAACCGCAAAACCACCATCCAGAGAGCGATCGAAAGTCAAA
The sequence above is a segment of the Bradysia coprophila strain Holo2 unplaced genomic scaffold, BU_Bcop_v1 contig_70, whole genome shotgun sequence genome. Coding sequences within it:
- the LOC119083564 gene encoding calcium-transporting ATPase sarcoplasmic/endoplasmic reticulum type isoform X1 produces the protein MEDGHIKTVEETLNYFGTDAERGLSLDQIKRNQEKYGPNELPTEEGKTIWQLVLEQFDDLLVKILLLAAIISFVLALFEEHEDSFTAFVEPFVILLILIANAVVGVWQERNAESAIEALKEYEPEMGKVVRQDKSGVQKVRAKEIVPGDVVEVSVGDKIPADIRLIKIFSTTIRIDQSILTGESVSVIKHTDAIPDPRAVNQDKKNILFSGTNVAAGKARGVVIGTGLNTAIGKIRTEMSETEEVKTPLQQKLDEFGEQLSKVITVICIAVWAINIGHFNDPAHGGSWIKGAIYYFKIAVALAVAAIPEGLPAVITTCLALGTRRMAKKNAIVRSLPSVETLGCTSVICSDKTGTLTTNQMSVSRLFIFDKVDGTDSSFLEFELTGSTYEPIGELFLNGSKVKAADFDCLQEIGTICVMCNDSAIDFNEFKQVFEKVGEATETALIVLAEKLNPFGVTKTGMDRRSTAIAVRGEIETKWKKEFTLEFSRDRKSMSSYCVPTKPSRLGTGPKLFVKGAPEGVLERCTYARVGTSKVPLNNTLKSRILSLTAQYGTGRDTLRCLALATADSPMSPDSMDLNDSTKFFTYENSLTFVGVVGMLDPPRKEVFDSIVRCRAAGIRVIVITGDNKATAEAICRRIGVFTEEEDTTGKSYSGREFDDLSIAEQKAACGRARLFSRVEPAHKSKIVEYLQSMNEISAMTGDGVNDAPALKKAEIGIAMGSGTAVAKSASEMVLADDNFSSIVSAVEEGRAIYNNMKQFIRYLISSNVGEVVSIFLTAALGLPEALIPVQLLWVNLVTDGLPATALGFNPPDLDIMEKPPRKADEGLISGWLFFRYMAIGGYVGCATVGAAAWWFMYCETGPQMSYWHLTHHLSCLGNESDDFKGIDCKLFNAPEPMTMALSVLVTIEMLNAMNSLSENQSLIAMPPWQNMWLVGSMALSFTLHFVILHVEVLSTVFQVTPLGVDEWMTVMKFSIPVVLLDEVLKFVARKITDVGEKVVDRMK
- the LOC119083564 gene encoding calcium-transporting ATPase sarcoplasmic/endoplasmic reticulum type isoform X2, yielding MEDGHIKTVEETLNYFGTDAERGLSLDQIKRNQEKYGPNELPTEEGKTIWQLVLEQFDDLLVKILLLAAIISFVLALFEEHEDSFTAFVEPFVILLILIANAVVGVWQERNAESAIEALKEYEPEMGKVVRQDKSGVQKVRAKEIVPGDVVEVSVGDKIPADIRLIKIFSTTIRIDQSILTGESVSVIKHTDAIPDPRAVNQDKKNILFSGTNVAAGKARGVVIGTGLNTAIGKIRTEMSETEEVKTPLQQKLDEFGEQLSKVITVICIAVWAINIGHFNDPAHGGSWIKGAIYYFKIAVALAVAAIPEGLPAVITTCLALGTRRMAKKNAIVRSLPSVETLGCTSVICSDKTGTLTTNQMSVSRLFIFDKVDGTDSSFLEFELTGSTYEPIGELFLNGSKVKAADFDCLQEIGTICVMCNDSAIDFNEFKQVFEKVGEATETALIVLAEKLNPFGVTKTGMDRRSTAIAVRGEIETKWKKEFTLEFSRDRKSMSSYCVPTKPSRLGTGPKLFVKGAPEGVLERCTYARVGTSKVPLNNTLKSRILSLTAQYGTGRDTLRCLALATADSPMSPDSMDLNDSTKFFTYENSLTFVGVVGMLDPPRKEVFDSIVRCRAAGIRVIVITGDNKATAEAICRRIGVFTEEEDTTGKSYSGREFDDLSIAEQKAACGRARLFSRVEPAHKSKIVEYLQSMNEISAMTGDGVNDAPALKKAEIGIAMGSGTAVAKSASEMVLADDNFSSIVSAVEEGRAIYNNMKQFIRYLISSNVGEVVSIFLTAALGLPEALIPVQLLWVNLVTDGLPATALGFNPPDLDIMEKPPRKADEGLISGWLFFRYMAIGGYVGCATVGAAAWWFMYCETGPQMSYWHLTHHLSCLGNESDDFKGIDCKLFNAPEPMTMALSVLVTIEMLNAMNSLSENQSLIAMPPWQNMWLVGSMALSFTLHFVILHVEVLSTVFQVTPLGVDEWMTVMKFSIPVVLLDEVLKFVARKITDVRPEFH